The following proteins are co-located in the Hippoglossus stenolepis isolate QCI-W04-F060 chromosome 23, HSTE1.2, whole genome shotgun sequence genome:
- the LOC118102406 gene encoding dynactin subunit 1 isoform X9, giving the protein MSSAGTVESGKPPKIGSTVEVTGKGQRGTVAYIGATLFASGKWVGVVLDEPKGKNDGTVQGKRYFTCEENHGIFVRQSQIQVVEDGSSATSPDTPEFVLAKILKQKDIPETPKTSKLTPMNVKKSSTRRSAKTSRESLSSSLSGDVSEVGVSSHQGALGAPIVPQPSGSPAPVASPVPATPSKAEPPISKQEEESLRGQVKDLDEKLETLKMKRTEDKAKLKELEKHKIQLEQLQEWKIKMQEQQTDLQKQLKEAKKEARDAQESKDHYMEEMSDTADAIEMATLDKEMAEERAESLQVEVDSLKEKVDELSMDLEILRHEISEKGSDGAASSYHVKQLEEQNSRLKEALVRMRDLSSSEKQEHVKLQKQMEKKSTELDTLRTQKEKLQEEVKHAEATIDELKEQVDAALGSEEMVETLTERNLDLEEKVRELRETVTDLEAINEMNDELQENGRETEMELREQLDMGGAKVREAEKRVEAAQETVADYQQTISKYRDLTTRLQDANRDLINQQNANAEQVQQPPAELFDFKIKFAETKAYAKAIEMELRKMEVAQSNRQVSLLTSFMPDSFLRHGGDHDCILVLLLIPRLICKAELLSKQAQEKFDLNGNLAQGAGLRGPPGEQRSFASGLVYSLSLLQATLHKYEQALNTCNVEVFKRMGTLYSEMNFHERSLDYFIDLLHKDQLDETVQVEPLTKAIKYYQQLYSVHLADHTEDCTVQLADHIKFTQNALDSMGVEVARLRAFLAAGQESSGLAVLLKDLDTSGSDIRQFCKKIRRRMPGTDVVGVPAALNFGPQVAETLTECRRQLTRVVAVLQEVAAAGAQMVAPLAEQEGVNALKLEDIACNAVDQVYGSHGLSGPECLRQSCSSVIATMNKMATAMQEGEYDADKPQGKTPPVEMRAATVRAEMTDAEGLGVKLEDRETVNKEVKKSLKIKGEELSEANVRLSLLEKKLDTSTKDADERVEKIQTKLSDNLSLLKKKEKEFEETMDALQADIDQLEAEKAELKQRINNQSKMTIEGLRGPPASGIASIVQGSAGGVALSMAGPVEVVDSPLLRQQVEAQRLGIKHLKNENNRLKAEKMRAQLASLPPLRPPKLPQVSKESSMPPEGLNTGIYRRTDQLLATLLKLSAEFKVVDITGKTTVSASAQLLEQTSRLQNLSDALDKLKGEVAEHVVTHHRGAKASSDFATFPVSSFVKAKEEKQGNTVLVGRVSIPCTRGHEQVHRLVLSQQQLQQVHSLLMV; this is encoded by the exons ATGAGCAGTGCAGGAACAGTGGAGAGTGGTAAACCTCCAAAG ATTGGCTCTACAGTAGAGGTGACAGGGAAGGGTCAACGCGGCACTGTCGCCTACATCGGCGCCACCCTCTTTGCCTCTGGGAAATGGGTGGGTGTTGTACTTGATGAGCCTAAAGGCAAGAACGATGGCACCGTGCAGGGGAAACGCTACTTCACCTGTGAGGAAAATCATGGGATATTTGTCAGACAGTCTCAG aTTCAGGTGGTGGAAGATGGCTCCAGTGCCACCTCACCAGATACTCCTGAGTTTGTTCTTGCCAAGATTCTCAAACAAAAAG ACATTCCAGAGACTCCAAAAACATCCAAACTG acaccaATGAATGTTAAGAAG tcttcTACCCGCCGCTCTGCCAAG ACGTCTCGTGAGAGTCTGTCGTCCTCGTTGTCTGGCGATGTCAGTGAGGTTGGAGTGTCCTCCCACCAGGGTGCACTGGGAGCTCCCATCGTGCCTCAGCCCAGCGGGTCACCTGCGCCAGTCGCATCCCCAGTCCCAGCTACTCCGAGCAAG GCGGAACCTCCCATTTCCAAACAG GAGGAGGAATCACTGCGAGGTCAGGTCAAAGACCTGGACGAGAAGCTGGAGAcgctgaagatgaagaggacagaggacaagGCCAAACTGAAGGAGCTAGAAAAACACAAGATCCAGctggagcagcttcaggaatGGAAGATAAAAATGCAGGAGCAGCAGACCGACCTCCAGAAACAGCTTAAAGAAGCCAAGAAG GAAGCCCGTGATGCACAGGAATCCAAGGACCACTACATGGAGGAGATGTCAGACACGGCCGACGCCATTGAGATGGCAACACTGGACAAAGAGATGGCGGAGGAGCGAGCGGAGTCAttgcaggtggaggtggacaGTCTGAAAGAGAAAGTGGATGAGCTCTCCATGGACCTGGAGATTCTTAGACATGAGATTTCAGAGAAAG GCTCAGACGGAGCTGCCTCAAGTTACCATGTcaaacagctggaggagcagaacaGCAGACTGAAGGAGGCTCTAGTCAG GATGCGTGACCTGTCTTCTTCAgagaaacaggaacatgtgaagctgcagaagcagatggagaagaagagcaCTGAGCTGGACACTCTGAGGACTCAGAAGGAAAAACTGCAGGAAGAAGTCAAGCACGCAGAGGCCACTATTGATGAACTGAAGGAGCAG GTGGATGCTGCTCTGGGCTCAGAGGAGATGGTTGAGACGCTTACAGAGAGGAACCTTGACTTGGAGGAGAAAGTCAGAGAGCTGAGAGAAACAGTCACCGATCTG GAGGCGATCAACGAGATGAATGATGAGCTCCAGGAGAATGGAAGGGAGACTGAAATGGAGCTGAGAGAGCAGCTCGACATGGGTGGTGCAAAGGTCAGAGAAGCTGAAAAACGAGTGGAGGCTGCTCAGGAGACTGTGGCTGATTACCAGCAGACCATCAGCAAATACAGAGATCTCACTACCAGGCTGCAG GATGCCAATAGGGACCTGATCAACCAGCAGAATGCCAACGCTGAACAAGTTCAGCAGCCGCCCGCAGAACTGTTTGACTTCAAGATCAAGTTTGCAGAGACCAAGGCCTATGCCAAG GCCATTGAGATGGAGCTGAGGAAAATGGAAGTGGCTCAGTCCAACAGACAGGtgtccctcctcacctccttcatGCCAGACTCCTTTCTCCGTCATGGTGGAGATCATGACTGTATTCTGGTCCTTCTTCTCATCCCCAGGCTCATCTGCAAG GCTGAGCTCCTCAGTAAACAAGCCCAGGAGAAGTTTGACTTGAATGGGAACCTGGCGCAGGGGGCAGGGCTCAGAGGGCCTCCAGGAGAACAGCGCAGCTTTGCCTCAGGGCTGGTGTACTCCCTCAGCTTGCTGCAGGCCACTCTGCACAAATATGAACA GGCTCTGAACACCTGCAACGTAGAGGTTTTCAAGCGCATGGGTACACTTTACTCTGAAATGAATTTCCATGAGCGCTCCCTGGATTATTTCATCGACCTGCTGCATAAAGACCAATTAGATGAGACTGTTCAGGTGGAGCCCCTGACCAAAGCCATCAAGTACTACCAG caaCTGTACAGCGTCCATCTGGCAGATCACACTGAGGACTGCACAGTGCAGCTGGCTGACCACATCAAG TTTACCCAGAATGCATTGGACTCCATGGGAGTGGAGGTGGCTCGTCTGCGGGCGTTCCTGGCTGCAGGTCAGGAGAGCTCTGGCCTTGCTGTGCTTCTGAAGGACCTGGACACTTCGGGCTCGGATATCAGACAGTTCTGTAAGAAGATCCGCCGTCGCATGCCTGGAACAGATGTGGTTGGAGTACCTGCTGCTCTCAATTTTGGACCACAG GTGGCAGAGACGCTGACAGAGTGTAGGCGCCAGCTGACCCGTGTGGTGGCCGTGCTGCAGGAGGTGGCTGCGGCTGGGGCTCAGATGGTTGCTCCGCTGGCAGAACAGGAGGGTGTCAACGCTCTCAAGCTGGAGGATATTGCCTGCAACGCTGTGGATCAG GTGTATGGCTCCCATGGCCTGAGTGGCCCAGAGTGTCTGCGTCagtcctgcagctctgtcattGCTACCATGAACAAGATGGCTACGGCCATGCAGGAGGGAGAGTATGATGCTGACAAACCTCAGGGCAAG ACTCCTCCTGTGGAAATGAGAGCTGCCACCGTCAGGGCTGAGATGACTGACGCTGAGGGTCTAGGTGTTAAACtagaagacagagagacggtCAACAAGGAGGTCAAGAAGTCTCTTAAGATCAAG GGTGAGGAGCTGAGTGAAGCCAATGTCCGCCTCAgtctgctggagaaaaagcTGGACACCTCCACCAAAGACGCAGATGAGCGGGTGGAGAAGATCCAGACCAAACTCAGCGATAATCTCTCCCtgctgaagaagaaagagaa GGAGTTTGAGGAGACGATGGATGCTCTGCAGGCTGATATCGACCAGCTGGAGGCCGAGAAGGCAGAGCTGAAGCAACGCATCAATAACCAATCGAAGATGACCATTGAAGGCCTTAGAGGCCCGCCTGCCTCTGGAATCGCCTCTATTGTTCAGGGATCTGCAGGAG GTGTGGCTCTATCCATGGCGGGGCCAGTAGAGGTGGTTGACTCTCCCCTCCTCCGGCAGCAGGTCGAGGCTCAGAGACTGGGCATTAAACACCTcaagaatgaaaacaacagactCAAG GCCGAGAAGATGAGAGCCCAGCTGGCCTCCCTGCCTCCACTCCGCCCCCCCAAACTGCCACAAGTGTCCAAAGAAAGCTCCATGCCGCCAGAGGGACTGAACACAGGCATCTATCGCAGGACTGACCAACTGCTGGCGACGCTGCTCAAGCTGAGTGCAGAGTTTAAAGTGGTGGACATCACTGGGAAGACAACAG TTAGTGCCAGTGCCCAGCTGCTGGAGCAGACGTCTCGACTGCAGAACCTCAGTGATGCTCTGGACAAACTCAAG GGAGAAGTAGCTGAACACGTGGTCACGCATCACCGTGGAGCAAAGGCTTCCTCTGACTTCGCCACCTTCCCGGTGTCATCCTTTGTTAAG GCCAAGGAAGAAAAGCAGGGGAATACGGTGCTTGTGGGTCGTGTTTCCATTCCATGCACCCGCGGGCACGAACAAGTCCACCGCCTCGtcctctcacagcagcagctgcagcaagtGCACAGCCTCCTCATGGTGTAA
- the LOC118102406 gene encoding dynactin subunit 1 isoform X7 — MSSAGTVESGKPPKIGSTVEVTGKGQRGTVAYIGATLFASGKWVGVVLDEPKGKNDGTVQGKRYFTCEENHGIFVRQSQIQVVEDGSSATSPDTPEFVLAKILKQKDIPETPKTSKLQTPMNVKKSSTRRSAKTSRESLSSSLSGDVSEVGVSSHQGALGAPIVPQPSGSPAPVASPVPATPSKAEPPISKQEEESLRGQVKDLDEKLETLKMKRTEDKAKLKELEKHKIQLEQLQEWKIKMQEQQTDLQKQLKEAKKEARDAQESKDHYMEEMSDTADAIEMATLDKEMAEERAESLQVEVDSLKEKVDELSMDLEILRHEISEKGSDGAASSYHVKQLEEQNSRLKEALVRMRDLSSSEKQEHVKLQKQMEKKSTELDTLRTQKEKLQEEVKHAEATIDELKEQVDAALGSEEMVETLTERNLDLEEKVRELRETVTDLEAINEMNDELQENGRETEMELREQLDMGGAKVREAEKRVEAAQETVADYQQTISKYRDLTTRLQDANRDLINQQNANAEQVQQPPAELFDFKIKFAETKAYAKAIEMELRKMEVAQSNRQVSLLTSFMPDSFLRHGGDHDCILVLLLIPRLICKAELLSKQAQEKFDLNGNLAQGAGLRGPPGEQRSFASGLVYSLSLLQATLHKYEQALNTCNVEVFKRMGTLYSEMNFHERSLDYFIDLLHKDQLDETVQVEPLTKAIKYYQQLYSVHLADHTEDCTVQLADHIKFTQNALDSMGVEVARLRAFLAAGQESSGLAVLLKDLDTSGSDIRQFCKKIRRRMPGTDVVGVPAALNFGPQVAETLTECRRQLTRVVAVLQEVAAAGAQMVAPLAEQEGVNALKLEDIACNAVDQVYGSHGLSGPECLRQSCSSVIATMNKMATAMQEGEYDADKPQGKTPPVEMRAATVRAEMTDAEGLGVKLEDRETVNKEVKKSLKIKGEELSEANVRLSLLEKKLDTSTKDADERVEKIQTKLSDNLSLLKKKEKEFEETMDALQADIDQLEAEKAELKQRINNQSKMTIEGLRGPPASGIASIVQGSAGAGVALSMAGPVEVVDSPLLRQQVEAQRLGIKHLKNENNRLKAEKMRAQLASLPPLRPPKLPQVSKESSMPPEGLNTGIYRRTDQLLATLLKLSAEFKVVDITGKTTVSASAQLLEQTSRLQNLSDALDKLKGEVAEHVVTHHRGAKASSDFATFPVSSFVKAKEEKQGNTVLVGRVSIPCTRGHEQVHRLVLSQQQLQQVHSLLMV; from the exons ATGAGCAGTGCAGGAACAGTGGAGAGTGGTAAACCTCCAAAG ATTGGCTCTACAGTAGAGGTGACAGGGAAGGGTCAACGCGGCACTGTCGCCTACATCGGCGCCACCCTCTTTGCCTCTGGGAAATGGGTGGGTGTTGTACTTGATGAGCCTAAAGGCAAGAACGATGGCACCGTGCAGGGGAAACGCTACTTCACCTGTGAGGAAAATCATGGGATATTTGTCAGACAGTCTCAG aTTCAGGTGGTGGAAGATGGCTCCAGTGCCACCTCACCAGATACTCCTGAGTTTGTTCTTGCCAAGATTCTCAAACAAAAAG ACATTCCAGAGACTCCAAAAACATCCAAACTG cagacaccaATGAATGTTAAGAAG tcttcTACCCGCCGCTCTGCCAAG ACGTCTCGTGAGAGTCTGTCGTCCTCGTTGTCTGGCGATGTCAGTGAGGTTGGAGTGTCCTCCCACCAGGGTGCACTGGGAGCTCCCATCGTGCCTCAGCCCAGCGGGTCACCTGCGCCAGTCGCATCCCCAGTCCCAGCTACTCCGAGCAAG GCGGAACCTCCCATTTCCAAACAG GAGGAGGAATCACTGCGAGGTCAGGTCAAAGACCTGGACGAGAAGCTGGAGAcgctgaagatgaagaggacagaggacaagGCCAAACTGAAGGAGCTAGAAAAACACAAGATCCAGctggagcagcttcaggaatGGAAGATAAAAATGCAGGAGCAGCAGACCGACCTCCAGAAACAGCTTAAAGAAGCCAAGAAG GAAGCCCGTGATGCACAGGAATCCAAGGACCACTACATGGAGGAGATGTCAGACACGGCCGACGCCATTGAGATGGCAACACTGGACAAAGAGATGGCGGAGGAGCGAGCGGAGTCAttgcaggtggaggtggacaGTCTGAAAGAGAAAGTGGATGAGCTCTCCATGGACCTGGAGATTCTTAGACATGAGATTTCAGAGAAAG GCTCAGACGGAGCTGCCTCAAGTTACCATGTcaaacagctggaggagcagaacaGCAGACTGAAGGAGGCTCTAGTCAG GATGCGTGACCTGTCTTCTTCAgagaaacaggaacatgtgaagctgcagaagcagatggagaagaagagcaCTGAGCTGGACACTCTGAGGACTCAGAAGGAAAAACTGCAGGAAGAAGTCAAGCACGCAGAGGCCACTATTGATGAACTGAAGGAGCAG GTGGATGCTGCTCTGGGCTCAGAGGAGATGGTTGAGACGCTTACAGAGAGGAACCTTGACTTGGAGGAGAAAGTCAGAGAGCTGAGAGAAACAGTCACCGATCTG GAGGCGATCAACGAGATGAATGATGAGCTCCAGGAGAATGGAAGGGAGACTGAAATGGAGCTGAGAGAGCAGCTCGACATGGGTGGTGCAAAGGTCAGAGAAGCTGAAAAACGAGTGGAGGCTGCTCAGGAGACTGTGGCTGATTACCAGCAGACCATCAGCAAATACAGAGATCTCACTACCAGGCTGCAG GATGCCAATAGGGACCTGATCAACCAGCAGAATGCCAACGCTGAACAAGTTCAGCAGCCGCCCGCAGAACTGTTTGACTTCAAGATCAAGTTTGCAGAGACCAAGGCCTATGCCAAG GCCATTGAGATGGAGCTGAGGAAAATGGAAGTGGCTCAGTCCAACAGACAGGtgtccctcctcacctccttcatGCCAGACTCCTTTCTCCGTCATGGTGGAGATCATGACTGTATTCTGGTCCTTCTTCTCATCCCCAGGCTCATCTGCAAG GCTGAGCTCCTCAGTAAACAAGCCCAGGAGAAGTTTGACTTGAATGGGAACCTGGCGCAGGGGGCAGGGCTCAGAGGGCCTCCAGGAGAACAGCGCAGCTTTGCCTCAGGGCTGGTGTACTCCCTCAGCTTGCTGCAGGCCACTCTGCACAAATATGAACA GGCTCTGAACACCTGCAACGTAGAGGTTTTCAAGCGCATGGGTACACTTTACTCTGAAATGAATTTCCATGAGCGCTCCCTGGATTATTTCATCGACCTGCTGCATAAAGACCAATTAGATGAGACTGTTCAGGTGGAGCCCCTGACCAAAGCCATCAAGTACTACCAG caaCTGTACAGCGTCCATCTGGCAGATCACACTGAGGACTGCACAGTGCAGCTGGCTGACCACATCAAG TTTACCCAGAATGCATTGGACTCCATGGGAGTGGAGGTGGCTCGTCTGCGGGCGTTCCTGGCTGCAGGTCAGGAGAGCTCTGGCCTTGCTGTGCTTCTGAAGGACCTGGACACTTCGGGCTCGGATATCAGACAGTTCTGTAAGAAGATCCGCCGTCGCATGCCTGGAACAGATGTGGTTGGAGTACCTGCTGCTCTCAATTTTGGACCACAG GTGGCAGAGACGCTGACAGAGTGTAGGCGCCAGCTGACCCGTGTGGTGGCCGTGCTGCAGGAGGTGGCTGCGGCTGGGGCTCAGATGGTTGCTCCGCTGGCAGAACAGGAGGGTGTCAACGCTCTCAAGCTGGAGGATATTGCCTGCAACGCTGTGGATCAG GTGTATGGCTCCCATGGCCTGAGTGGCCCAGAGTGTCTGCGTCagtcctgcagctctgtcattGCTACCATGAACAAGATGGCTACGGCCATGCAGGAGGGAGAGTATGATGCTGACAAACCTCAGGGCAAG ACTCCTCCTGTGGAAATGAGAGCTGCCACCGTCAGGGCTGAGATGACTGACGCTGAGGGTCTAGGTGTTAAACtagaagacagagagacggtCAACAAGGAGGTCAAGAAGTCTCTTAAGATCAAG GGTGAGGAGCTGAGTGAAGCCAATGTCCGCCTCAgtctgctggagaaaaagcTGGACACCTCCACCAAAGACGCAGATGAGCGGGTGGAGAAGATCCAGACCAAACTCAGCGATAATCTCTCCCtgctgaagaagaaagagaa GGAGTTTGAGGAGACGATGGATGCTCTGCAGGCTGATATCGACCAGCTGGAGGCCGAGAAGGCAGAGCTGAAGCAACGCATCAATAACCAATCGAAGATGACCATTGAAGGCCTTAGAGGCCCGCCTGCCTCTGGAATCGCCTCTATTGTTCAGGGATCTGCAGGAG CAGGTGTGGCTCTATCCATGGCGGGGCCAGTAGAGGTGGTTGACTCTCCCCTCCTCCGGCAGCAGGTCGAGGCTCAGAGACTGGGCATTAAACACCTcaagaatgaaaacaacagactCAAG GCCGAGAAGATGAGAGCCCAGCTGGCCTCCCTGCCTCCACTCCGCCCCCCCAAACTGCCACAAGTGTCCAAAGAAAGCTCCATGCCGCCAGAGGGACTGAACACAGGCATCTATCGCAGGACTGACCAACTGCTGGCGACGCTGCTCAAGCTGAGTGCAGAGTTTAAAGTGGTGGACATCACTGGGAAGACAACAG TTAGTGCCAGTGCCCAGCTGCTGGAGCAGACGTCTCGACTGCAGAACCTCAGTGATGCTCTGGACAAACTCAAG GGAGAAGTAGCTGAACACGTGGTCACGCATCACCGTGGAGCAAAGGCTTCCTCTGACTTCGCCACCTTCCCGGTGTCATCCTTTGTTAAG GCCAAGGAAGAAAAGCAGGGGAATACGGTGCTTGTGGGTCGTGTTTCCATTCCATGCACCCGCGGGCACGAACAAGTCCACCGCCTCGtcctctcacagcagcagctgcagcaagtGCACAGCCTCCTCATGGTGTAA